AGGGTCTCGAAGGCGGCCACCGCGCCCTCGGCACGCTCCACGGCGCCGGTGCGCTTGAAGACGGCCCAGAGGGTGAAGAACTCGTTGCCGCCGCCCTGGGGCTCCGGCGCCCCGGCGTGGTGTCCTGCTGCTGCGTGGCTCATGCTGCTGTGTCCTCCTGCATCGGAAGTGATCGGATGTCCGTCTCCGCTGTGTACTTCGGTACTTCTTTTGACTTCTACGATACGTAGAATTCTAGGCCCGCGAGGGCCCCTGCCCGGAACCGGTCCCGGCTCCGGTGAAAATCTTGAGCGTGTCCGCCACCACGGCGGCGAGCCCGGTTCCCGCCAGCCATGCTCCCACGACGTCGAGTGCCGGCTCCGCAGCGCACAGCTCCCGGACGGCCGCGACACGCTGCCGGTGTCCGACCGCCGCGAACGGCAGCGCCCCGGACCAGCGGACCACGTCGTGATCCAGCACGTCCTCCGCGGCGAGGGGCACGCCCAGCAGCTCGGACGCATCGGCCAGGGCAGCCCGGAAGAGCTCCTCGTCGCTCTCGGGGGCGGCGGGGCCGGGCCCCTGACCCGGGTCACCGTCCTGACGACCGTAGCTGAGGCGCAGCACGTGAACGCCCGGCCCTGCGGCCTCGGCCAGCCACGGCCACTTCGCGGTCGCGTGCGTGAGGGCCTTCGCCTGCACACCCTGCGTCTGGGGCGCCACGAGGATGCCGGTGCCGCGGGGGCGGGCATCCAGCTCGGGCTGGTCGACCACGAGGGTCACGAGCTTGATCCGCGCCCCCGGCTCGGGGCGGTGCGCTGCGAGAGCGGGCACCTGGGAGGCGAGCAGCTCGACGGCGGCAGGGCCGTCCAGCGCCACGACCAGGTGCTCGGCGCGCAGCGTCTCCGCCGCGCCGTCGCGCTCGACGGGAACGGTCCAGACGCCCTCGGCGTCCCGGCTGACGGGCCGCGCCACGGCAAAGGTGAGCACGCGGGCGCCGGCCTCCCGGACGCGCGCTTCCAGCGCCTCCACCAGCCGGTGCATGCCGCCACGGAGACCCGCGACGGCGGACCCCGCACGGCGAGGGCTTCCGGACCGGTCCGAGTCCCCGGCGATCGCCCGGGCGGACTGCCGCTGCGCGAGGACGGCCGCGCCGAGCGAGCCGTGTTCCCTCATCCGGTTCCGCAGGCCGGGGGCCACCATGTCCACATCGAGCAGGCCCGGATCGGCAGCGTGGACTCCGCCCACCACCGGCTCGACCAGGCGTTTCAGCACCCGCCGGCCCTGCCGCAGCCTGACCAGCCGGGCCACGCTGCTGACGTCCGCACCGGCGCCGAGATTGCCGGGCAGCACCCGGTCGAGGCTCGCCCGCAGGGATCCGGTCCAGCCGAGCGTGCGGCGGACCTCCTCGTCCCAGGGATCGGCCGGGATGCCGAGGACACCGGTCTTCGGGAGTTCGCGCGGCCCCTGGGGAAGCCTCACCCACGCACCCGACGGATGCGGCGCGACCACGTCCTGGTCGAGTCCCAGCTCCGTCAGGAGAGCAGGGATGGCGTCGCCGCGCGTCGCGAAGGACTCCGCGCCCGAGTCGAGCGTCAGCCCGCCCACAGTGTGCGAACCCACCGCACCGCCCAGCACGGGCCGCGCCTCCACGAGGGTGACGGCCACGCCGTCGGCGCTCAGCCGGTACGCGGCCAGCAGCCCCGACACTCCCCCGCCGACGACGACGGCGCGCCGCACCCCGGCGGGCGCGGTCACCGGGGCAGGGCCGCGGCCCTGCTGTGGCTGGGTGTGCTGGGACATGGCGGGCTCAGTACCCGATCGAGTGGATGAGCTCGACCACACGGGTGAGCACGTCAGGATCCGTCTCCGGGGGCACCCCGTGACCGAGGTTGACCACGTGGCCCGGGGCGGAGGCGCCCGCCGCGATGACCTTGCGGACATGGGCCTCCAGGACTTCCCACGGAGCGGGCAGCAAGGCGGGGTCGATATTGCCCTGCAGCGGGACCGCGCCACCGAGGCGACGGTTGGCCTCGTCGAGGGGCAGACGGTAGTCGACACCCATGACGTCCACGCCGACCCGATGCATGGCGGGCAGCAGTTCGGAGGTGCCGGTGCCGAAGTGGATCAGCGGGGCGCCGAGGCCGCGGACGGCGTCCAGCGCCCGGGCGGAGGCGGGGGCGACGTAGCGCTCGTAGTCGGCCAGGCCGAGGGAACCGGCCCAGGAGTCGAACAGCTGGGCGGCGGAGGCGCCGGCTTCGAGCTGCGCCTGAAGGAAGAGGCCCGAGGCGTCGGCGGCCCAGGCGGCCAGGGCCTCCCAGGTCTCGGGGTCGGCGTGCATCATCGTCCGCGGGCCGAGGTGGTCGCGCGACGGGCGGCCTTCCACCATGTAGGCGGCCAGGGTGAACGGGGCGCCTGCGAAACCGATCAGCGGGGTGCTGCCCAGCTCCTCGACGGTGAGCCGGACGGCCTGCCGGATGGGCTCGAGGGCCTCCCAGGTGAGTTTCGGCAGGGCGGCGACGTCCGCAGCCGTCCGCACCGGGTTCTCCAGGACCGGGCCGACACCGGGGACGATGTCCACGCCGACGCCCGCGAGCTTGAGGGGGATCACGATGTCGGAGAAGAAGATGCCGGCGTCGACGTCGTGGCGGCGCACGGGCTGCAGCGTGATCTCCGCGGCGAGCTCGGGCTTGAGGCAGGAGTCCAGCATGGAGATCCCCTGGCGGACCTCGCGGTATTCGGGCAGCGAGCGGCCGGCCTGGCGCATGAACCACACGGGCCGACGGGTGGGCTTGCCTCCGCGGTACGCGGTGATCAGCGGGGAATCCGACGTGGCGCCGGTGACCAGAGGGTGGGCAGCCGGGAGGGCCTGGAGCATGGAAGGCATATCTTGATTGTGCCTACCTTCGGGGCTCCCACTTGACGACACTTCGTCACTGACACTGTGTCAGTGATTTCCGCGCCATTGCTGGGATCCGCGGATTCGCGGCCGGTTTTTCTACAAAGGTGCGAAGAGCATAAGATGGTGCCACTGTGGTGCTCTTTTCCCTCACGGCGACCCACGCCGATCTGAACCTCGAAACCGTTGCTCGGCTGAGCAAGGGCGCTTCCGCCGTCGCCTCGCGGAGCGCCATGTCGCCGCCGCTGCCGGGCCGCTCCGGTGACGCCGCCGAGGACCTCGCGCTGAACGGCTCCGTGGTCCTGGCGACCTGCAACCGCTTCGAGATCTACGCCGAAGCCGCCACCGAACGCGGCCTGGAAGCGGCCCGTGACGAACTTCTCAAGAACATCACCACCCAGAGCGGCCTGGACGTGGACACCGTCTCCCAGGCCCTGACACTCCGCCGTGGCCCCGAAGTGGCCCGCCACCTCTTCTCGGTCGGCGCGGGACTCGACTCCGCCGTCGTCGGCGAACGCGAGATCGCGGGCCAGGTGCGCCGCGCCCTCATCACCGCCCAGGATTCCGGCACCGCGAGCCCCGGCCTGGTGCGCCTGTTCCAGGCAGCCAGCCGCACGGCGAAGGAGGTCGGCACCCGCACCGCCCTGGGCAGCCGCGGCCTCTCGATCGTCTCCGTGGCTCTCGAACTGGCCACCGAGCTGTCCGTGGACCGCGACTGGGAGAACACCCGCGTGGTCCTCTTCGGCACCGGCGCCTACGCCGGAGCCACCATGGCCCTGCTCCGCGAACGCGGCTGCACCCGGGTCAGCGTCTTCTCCGGCTCCGGCCGGGCGGGCGAATTCGTGGCGGCCCGTGGCGGCACCGCGCTCGACGCGGACAATCTGTCCGCCGCGATCGCCGAAGCCGACGTCCTGATCGGCTGCAGCGGTTCGGACCGCCGGGTGTCCGCCGAGGAGCTCGCCGAGGTCCGCGGCCCGGAGCCCAGGCCCTTGATCGTGATCGATCTGGCGCTCAGCCGCGACTTCGACCCCGCCGTGGATGAGCTCGACGGCGTGGAACTCCTCACGCTGGAATCCGTGCGGCTCGCCGCGCCCGAGGAAGCCGCCGAATCCCTGGCCGAGGCCACCCGGATCGTGGATTCCGCCGCGCATGAATTCGAAGCGGAGCGGCGCTCCCGCAGCGTGGACTCCGCCATCGTGGCGCTGCGCCGCCACACCATGTCCGTGCTCGACTCCGAGATGGAGCGCGTGCGGGCCAGGCACGGCTGCACCGCCGCCGCCGAGGAGGTGGAGTTCGCGCTGCGCCGCATGGTCAAGCAGCTCCTGCACACCCCCATGGTCCGCGGCCGCGAACTCGCCGCCGCCGGTTTGCAGGAGCAGTACGTGAACGCCATCGAGGCGCTCTACGGCATCGACGTCGCCGAGCCGCAGCCTGCCGCGTCGGAGGCCGGTTGCCCTGCGCATGAAGCCCCGTCGCACGGCGGCGCCGCGCAGGATCACACTCAGCAGGTTCAGACTCAGCAGGACCTCAGCGCCTGAGGCCTCCGGGCCTGGAACCCGGACATCCGGACGCTCAGGCCCGAACCCTCAGTAGACCGGCTTGCCCGGCTCCACGTCCCGCACCCATGCCAGCACGCCGCCGTCGAGGTGGCTGACCTTCGTGTAGCCCTCGCGGCGCGCGGCGGCCAGCACGTTCGCGGAGCGGCTGCCCGCCTTGCAGTGGAACACGATCTCGGTGTCCCGCGGCAGCTCGTTCCACGCGTCGCCTGCCAGGATCCGGCCCTGCGGGATGAGGACGGAGCCCGGGATCGCCACGATGTCCCGCTCCCCCGTCTCCCGCACGTCCACCAGCAGGAAGTCCCGTGTCCCGGCGTCGCGCTGCTCCAGCATCGAAGCCAGGCGCCGCGCGTCGATCACTCCGTCGTCCTCACCGCCGGCCTCCGACGACGCCTCCTCCGCGGGTGCGATGCCGCAGAACGCGGCGTAGTCGCTCAGCTCGGTGATGGGCTGCGCCTCAGGATCCTTGAGCACGGTGATCTCCCGCCAGGACCCGCCCAGGGCATCGAACAGCGCGACACGGCCCAGCAGGGACCGGCCCACGCCCGTCACCAGCTTGATGGCCTCGCTCACCATGAGGGAGCCCACCGCGGCGCACAGCATGCCGAACACGCCGCCTTCGCCGCAGCTCGGGACGCTGCCGGCCGGCGGGGCTTCGGGGTACAGATCCCGGTAGGTGGGGCCGTGCTGCTCCCAGAACACGCTCACCTGCCCGTCGAACCGGAAGATCGAGCCCCACACGTACGGCTTGCCCGCGATCGCCGCGGCGTCGTTGACGAGGTAGCGGGTCTCGAAGTTGTCGGCGCCGTCCAGGATCAGGTCGTACTGCCGGAAGAGCTCGACGGCGTTGGAGGAGTCCAGGCGGACGCGGTGCTGGACCACGGTCACCAACGGGTTCAGCTCGGCGATGGCCAGCGCGGCCGATTCGGTCTTCGGCAGCCCCACACGATCGACCGTGTGCATCACCTGCCGCTGGAGATTGCTCAGCTCCACGACGTCGTCGTCCACCACGCCCAGGGTGCCCACGCCCGCCGCCGCGAGGTAGAGCAGCGCAGGCGAGCCCAGCCCACCGGCGCCGATCACCAGGACGCGCGCGTTCTTCAGCCGGCGCTGGCCCTCGGAGCCGATCTCCGGGATGATCACGTGGCGCGAATAGCGCTCGAGCTCTTCGCGGGTCAGATCCGCCGCGGGTTCGACCAGGGGCGGCAAAGCGGTGCGGGAAGTCAGGGAGGACATGTCTTCAATGTATGCCCACCGCCTCACACGCGTCATATTACCTATGGGTAAACTGGCCTTCACGCCGGACGCACAGGGATGGCGCTGGAAGTAAAGGATGGAATGTGACGGTGAGCGAAGCACGGCCGGGCGCTCGTACCGCGCGTCTTCCCCGGGACGAACGGCGGGCACAGCTGCTCCAGGCGGCCCAGGAGGTGTTCGTCGCGAACGGCTATCACGGTGCCGCGATGGACGAGATCGCCGAGACGGCCCGGGTCAGCAAGCCGGTCCTCTACCAGCACTTCCCCTCCAAACGGGAACTCTTCCTCGCACTCCTGGAAAGCCATCTGGCGGTGCTGACGGACATGCTCCTGACGGCCATCGATTCCACCACGGACAACAAGCTCCGCGTCCAGGCCGTCATGCGGGCCTACTTCGAGTTCATGGCCGGCGACGATCAGGCGCACCGTCTGGTCTTCGAATCCGGACTGACCAATGACGAGGAGGTCAGCGACCGTCTGGAGACGTTCAACCGGACCTTCGCGGACGCGGTCGCCCGGGTGATCGCCGAAGACACGAAACTCCCCCTCCTGGAAGCGCAGCTCCTCGGACGCGGCCTGGCCGGCATGGCCCAGGTCAGTGCGCGGTACTGGCTCGAGACGGACGGGAAGCTCGACCTCGACGTCGCCAGCGACCTCATCTACCGCCTCGCCTGGCGCGGCATCAGCCGCTTCCCGAAGGAGAGCTGAGCGCGCGCCTCCGCTCCGCCCGACCCCGTGTTCGCTCCCAGCGTGCCCGAACAGGCCTTCTCCCCCGGCCCGCCATATTAGGCTTGGAACAGCTGTTGAAGCCTGCGGTGCGCCGTGTTCGTCCGTGGCCCGCACGAAACTGCCAGGAGGCAATTGTGGAAGTAAAGATCGGCATCCAGAACGTCGCTCGCGAAGTCGTGTTCGAGTCCTCCGAGGAAGCGGAGGCCATCGCCACCGCCGTCTCCGAGGCCCTCGCCTCCGGCGGACAGC
Above is a window of Arthrobacter sp. Y-9 DNA encoding:
- the moeB gene encoding molybdopterin-synthase adenylyltransferase MoeB; translation: MSSLTSRTALPPLVEPAADLTREELERYSRHVIIPEIGSEGQRRLKNARVLVIGAGGLGSPALLYLAAAGVGTLGVVDDDVVELSNLQRQVMHTVDRVGLPKTESAALAIAELNPLVTVVQHRVRLDSSNAVELFRQYDLILDGADNFETRYLVNDAAAIAGKPYVWGSIFRFDGQVSVFWEQHGPTYRDLYPEAPPAGSVPSCGEGGVFGMLCAAVGSLMVSEAIKLVTGVGRSLLGRVALFDALGGSWREITVLKDPEAQPITELSDYAAFCGIAPAEEASSEAGGEDDGVIDARRLASMLEQRDAGTRDFLLVDVRETGERDIVAIPGSVLIPQGRILAGDAWNELPRDTEIVFHCKAGSRSANVLAAARREGYTKVSHLDGGVLAWVRDVEPGKPVY
- the hemE gene encoding uroporphyrinogen decarboxylase codes for the protein MPSMLQALPAAHPLVTGATSDSPLITAYRGGKPTRRPVWFMRQAGRSLPEYREVRQGISMLDSCLKPELAAEITLQPVRRHDVDAGIFFSDIVIPLKLAGVGVDIVPGVGPVLENPVRTAADVAALPKLTWEALEPIRQAVRLTVEELGSTPLIGFAGAPFTLAAYMVEGRPSRDHLGPRTMMHADPETWEALAAWAADASGLFLQAQLEAGASAAQLFDSWAGSLGLADYERYVAPASARALDAVRGLGAPLIHFGTGTSELLPAMHRVGVDVMGVDYRLPLDEANRRLGGAVPLQGNIDPALLPAPWEVLEAHVRKVIAAGASAPGHVVNLGHGVPPETDPDVLTRVVELIHSIGY
- a CDS encoding glutamyl-tRNA reductase — protein: MVLFSLTATHADLNLETVARLSKGASAVASRSAMSPPLPGRSGDAAEDLALNGSVVLATCNRFEIYAEAATERGLEAARDELLKNITTQSGLDVDTVSQALTLRRGPEVARHLFSVGAGLDSAVVGEREIAGQVRRALITAQDSGTASPGLVRLFQAASRTAKEVGTRTALGSRGLSIVSVALELATELSVDRDWENTRVVLFGTGAYAGATMALLRERGCTRVSVFSGSGRAGEFVAARGGTALDADNLSAAIAEADVLIGCSGSDRRVSAEELAEVRGPEPRPLIVIDLALSRDFDPAVDELDGVELLTLESVRLAAPEEAAESLAEATRIVDSAAHEFEAERRSRSVDSAIVALRRHTMSVLDSEMERVRARHGCTAAAEEVEFALRRMVKQLLHTPMVRGRELAAAGLQEQYVNAIEALYGIDVAEPQPAASEAGCPAHEAPSHGGAAQDHTQQVQTQQDLSA
- a CDS encoding TetR/AcrR family transcriptional regulator, encoding MSEARPGARTARLPRDERRAQLLQAAQEVFVANGYHGAAMDEIAETARVSKPVLYQHFPSKRELFLALLESHLAVLTDMLLTAIDSTTDNKLRVQAVMRAYFEFMAGDDQAHRLVFESGLTNDEEVSDRLETFNRTFADAVARVIAEDTKLPLLEAQLLGRGLAGMAQVSARYWLETDGKLDLDVASDLIYRLAWRGISRFPKES
- the hemG gene encoding protoporphyrinogen oxidase; translation: MSQHTQPQQGRGPAPVTAPAGVRRAVVVGGGVSGLLAAYRLSADGVAVTLVEARPVLGGAVGSHTVGGLTLDSGAESFATRGDAIPALLTELGLDQDVVAPHPSGAWVRLPQGPRELPKTGVLGIPADPWDEEVRRTLGWTGSLRASLDRVLPGNLGAGADVSSVARLVRLRQGRRVLKRLVEPVVGGVHAADPGLLDVDMVAPGLRNRMREHGSLGAAVLAQRQSARAIAGDSDRSGSPRRAGSAVAGLRGGMHRLVEALEARVREAGARVLTFAVARPVSRDAEGVWTVPVERDGAAETLRAEHLVVALDGPAAVELLASQVPALAAHRPEPGARIKLVTLVVDQPELDARPRGTGILVAPQTQGVQAKALTHATAKWPWLAEAAGPGVHVLRLSYGRQDGDPGQGPGPAAPESDEELFRAALADASELLGVPLAAEDVLDHDVVRWSGALPFAAVGHRQRVAAVRELCAAEPALDVVGAWLAGTGLAAVVADTLKIFTGAGTGSGQGPSRA
- a CDS encoding DUF3107 domain-containing protein, whose product is MEVKIGIQNVAREVVFESSEEAEAIATAVSEALASGGQLSLTDDKGRRVIIPAAVLGYVEMGPEEQRRVGFGAL